A window of the Nocardia sp. NBC_01329 genome harbors these coding sequences:
- the dprA gene encoding DNA-processing protein DprA encodes MNAAGTGSPPVRVDVGEREERQLAWAYLSRVVLGPCPALTALIDSVGVREAARAVREHALPQVLRDATARRRDVDTAARDLETIHARGGRLVTPDDAEWPAWRLLGLAQLLPGRDPDGAVPLVLWVRGERNLSEFTERALAVVGARCSTGYGDRIAGEIAGELAARGWTIVSGAAFGIDGIAHRAALTVGGATIAVLACGADRPYPAGHDRLIARIAEAGLVVSEYPPGTPARKHHFLARNRLIGSLADGVLVVEAGMRSGARNTVKWARRIGRPALAVPGSVDSAASAGCHRMIRDGEAVLVTGTADVLAEVAPLHLPCTAGSESSGDGRPSGVAAQILAALPDTGGRWPHEIAAATGMESAEVRAALVALDLAGVAARSDAGWFRSDRAEKGGE; translated from the coding sequence GTGAACGCCGCCGGTACCGGCTCGCCGCCGGTGCGGGTGGACGTGGGTGAGCGCGAGGAGCGGCAGCTGGCCTGGGCATACCTGTCCCGGGTGGTGCTGGGGCCGTGCCCGGCACTCACTGCGCTGATCGACTCGGTGGGGGTGCGGGAGGCGGCGCGGGCGGTGCGCGAACACGCGCTGCCGCAGGTTCTGCGTGACGCGACCGCGCGGCGGCGGGATGTCGACACGGCCGCACGGGATCTGGAGACGATCCATGCCCGTGGTGGTCGGCTGGTAACCCCGGATGACGCCGAATGGCCGGCCTGGCGACTGCTCGGGCTCGCCCAGCTGCTCCCGGGCCGCGACCCCGACGGTGCGGTACCGCTGGTGCTCTGGGTCCGTGGCGAACGGAATCTGAGCGAGTTCACCGAGCGCGCGCTGGCGGTGGTCGGAGCCCGATGCAGCACCGGATACGGCGATCGGATCGCCGGTGAGATCGCCGGGGAACTGGCGGCCCGCGGCTGGACCATCGTCTCGGGCGCGGCCTTCGGCATCGACGGCATCGCGCACCGGGCTGCTCTGACTGTCGGTGGGGCCACCATCGCAGTCCTGGCCTGCGGCGCCGACCGGCCCTATCCTGCCGGCCACGATCGCCTCATCGCCCGGATCGCCGAAGCCGGTCTGGTGGTGAGCGAATACCCGCCCGGTACGCCCGCCCGCAAACACCATTTCCTGGCCAGGAACCGGCTGATCGGCTCTCTTGCCGACGGTGTGCTGGTCGTCGAGGCGGGAATGCGCAGCGGGGCCCGTAACACCGTGAAATGGGCTCGCCGGATCGGGCGACCCGCGCTCGCCGTGCCGGGATCGGTGGATTCGGCAGCCTCCGCGGGCTGCCATCGGATGATCCGCGATGGGGAAGCGGTGCTCGTCACCGGTACGGCGGACGTACTGGCCGAAGTCGCACCCCTGCATCTGCCGTGCACCGCCGGGTCCGAGTCGTCCGGAGACGGTCGTCCCAGCGGTGTCGCAGCACAGATCCTTGCGGCCCTTCCCGACACCGGTGGTAGGTGGCCGCACGAGATTGCCGCCGCGACCGGAATGGAGTCGGCGGAGGTACGGGCCGCCCTCGTAGCACTCGATCTTGCGGGAGTGGCCGCCCGTAGCGACGCGGGCTGGTTCCGATCGGACCGGGCGGAGAAAGGAGGAGAATGA
- a CDS encoding tyrosine recombinase XerC, with protein MRELPEDLEALLTEYGRHLLLGRNRSAHTVRAYLGDVRSLLGHLVDCAADASVRELDLPAMRSWLAAHADRGAARTSMARRASAARAFTAWLTRTGRLAVDPGLRLAAPKAHRSLPAVLGQEQAGRVMNAAESGAEQHDPMALRDRLIVELLYATGIRVGELCGLDIDDIDRERRLVRVLGKGNRERSTPFGGPADHALGEWLRYGRPPLAAPDSGRALLLGRRGRRLDQRQARTVVHAVVSAVPGTADLGPHGLRHTAATHLLEGGADLRVVQELLGHASLATTQLYTHVSIDRLRKVHDQAHPRA; from the coding sequence GTGCGCGAGTTGCCCGAGGATCTCGAAGCCCTACTGACCGAATACGGGCGACATCTGCTGCTCGGTCGTAACCGGTCGGCGCATACGGTGCGCGCCTACCTCGGTGATGTCCGATCGCTGCTGGGGCATCTGGTCGACTGTGCCGCCGATGCCTCGGTGCGGGAGCTGGATCTGCCGGCCATGCGATCGTGGCTGGCGGCGCACGCGGATCGCGGCGCCGCCCGCACCAGTATGGCGCGGCGGGCCTCGGCCGCCCGGGCGTTCACCGCGTGGCTCACCCGGACCGGCCGGCTGGCCGTGGACCCCGGCCTCCGGCTCGCGGCGCCGAAAGCCCATCGCAGCCTGCCCGCCGTTCTCGGACAGGAGCAGGCGGGGCGCGTGATGAATGCTGCCGAATCGGGTGCCGAGCAACACGATCCGATGGCGCTGCGGGACCGGCTCATCGTGGAGTTGTTGTACGCCACCGGGATCCGGGTCGGTGAACTGTGCGGGCTCGATATCGACGATATCGACCGAGAGCGGCGGTTGGTGCGTGTTCTGGGCAAAGGCAACCGGGAGCGCTCCACACCGTTCGGAGGCCCCGCCGACCACGCCCTCGGCGAATGGTTGCGCTACGGAAGGCCTCCGCTGGCCGCACCGGATTCCGGTCGCGCACTTCTGCTGGGCCGCCGCGGTCGCCGACTCGACCAACGGCAGGCTCGAACGGTGGTGCACGCGGTGGTCTCCGCGGTTCCGGGCACCGCCGATCTGGGCCCCCACGGTCTCCGGCACACCGCGGCCACTCATCTCCTCGAAGGCGGCGCCGATCTGCGAGTCGTCCAAGAGCTTCTCGGGCACGCCAGCCTCGCCACCACGCAGCTGTATACCCATGTCTCCATCGACCGGCTGCGAAAGGTTCATGACCAGGCCCACCCCCGGGCCTGA
- a CDS encoding YidH family protein, which translates to MSPAREETGGPAVDYRFTLANERTFLSWIRTALGLLAGGVAVHAVVQEQWSTDFRTALAVSCLALSLVVAVGAYLHWRRIRVAMDQGRPLPGTVLVPVLSAGTAFVAVLACIAVLLH; encoded by the coding sequence ATGAGTCCGGCTCGCGAGGAAACCGGGGGCCCGGCAGTCGACTACAGGTTCACGCTCGCCAACGAACGCACATTCCTGTCCTGGATCCGCACGGCGCTCGGTCTGCTGGCCGGCGGGGTGGCGGTGCACGCGGTCGTGCAAGAGCAGTGGAGTACCGATTTCCGCACCGCGCTGGCCGTGAGTTGCCTGGCGCTTTCGCTGGTCGTCGCGGTCGGTGCGTATCTGCATTGGAGGCGGATCCGGGTAGCGATGGATCAGGGGCGGCCACTGCCGGGCACAGTGCTGGTACCGGTGCTGTCCGCCGGGACAGCCTTCGTGGCGGTGCTCGCCTGCATAGCCGTACTTCTGCACTGA